The Argiope bruennichi chromosome 9, qqArgBrue1.1, whole genome shotgun sequence genome contains a region encoding:
- the LOC129985266 gene encoding calmodulin, which translates to MADQLTEEQIAEFKEAFSLFDKDGDGTITTKELGTVMRSLGQNPTEAELQDMINEVDADGNGTIDFPEFLTMMARKMKDTDSEEEIREAFRVFDKDGNGFISAAELRHVMTNLGEKLTDEEVDEMIREADIDGDGQVNYEEFVTMMTSK; encoded by the exons ATG gccGATCAATTAACAGAAGAACAAATTGCCG aattcaaagaGGCATTTTCCCTTTTTGATAAGGATGGCGATGGTACGATCACAACTAAGGAGTTAGGAACTGTAATGAGGTCTTTAGGTCAAAATCCAACAGAAGCTGAGCTTCAAGATATGATCAATGAAGTTGATGCTGATG GAAATGGAACAATCGATTTCCCAGAATTTTTAACTATGATGGCTCGAAAGATGAAGGACACAGATAGTGAAGAAGAAATTAGGGAAGCCTTCAGGGTTTTCGATAAAGATGGTAATGGCTTTATCAGTGCGGCAGAATTGCGTCATGTAATGACAAATCTTGGAGAAAAGCTAACGGATGAAGAAGTAGATGAAATGATTAGGGAAGCTGATATTGATGGAGACGGTCAAGTGAATTATGAAG AATTCGTAACCATGATGACGTCAAAATGA